One genomic segment of Alistipes sp. ZOR0009 includes these proteins:
- a CDS encoding outer membrane beta-barrel family protein: MNRIELGCIVLVFGLLLTFPFTLSAKSEEVVIKGTIKDSLQGTPLSYANITVLSENSSTFLFGTTSNKSGDFKVNSISISKGILKISLVGYQTKTIPFSANGKEVNLETISLTPSSTKIEGVVVKGSKPTIKQVGDVLVFDAKNAPTTSGDFGIDLLRLTPMVFVDPKGDILIQNKPAAILVNGRKLPTSQVYSYINSLKAEDIQSIKVQTSNALENDAETEAGTINIITKKAKVGYKLTTRTSASYIEQNSNNQNSGFNFSYGTQSWQLYGSFFYSSGNNRWHSKDGYSLNEYINIDKIVLKRSDGFSYPRGDDFRMGAIADLAKNHTIGVELSGKNTFPLQSKSTSQTIYYNHHWDINDTGETQKKSRNTTDLYDASAYYTWRIDTLESQLQILADLVFHKNGNDSFIQSAYQNNTANNFTEQSCTDAKTRNGTFQVDFVKNYMNKLGVQAGAKYVLTNRNSSYAVASNSTPTTSYDVDEDILAFYAAASKTFSKKIFIRLGCRLELANQSGVNRQANSSEQIKSQNNDLFPNFTFSYEIDKNRSLAISYSRSISRMPFFLLSTFTVRNSDYEYNIGNPYLKPILSDRIELRYRYKNHYLTPYFRYSADVVTQSWTVKNGLIYQSNENCGHAIYTGLDYGYNGKVSRWWSLNWNTQVYYAYIPQGFAQTKHFTAAISANNRLGVSPNSSIDLSVFYISSMIEATKLVKGQAYGNIAYNHQLLKKSLNVGVGINDVFQTQRQYVLIKNPELNYTIYGKQPSRTFFVNVSYTFTSKKSVANRSKIDSNDIIRRL, encoded by the coding sequence ATGAACCGTATAGAACTTGGGTGTATAGTCCTTGTTTTTGGGTTATTACTCACTTTTCCTTTTACGTTGAGTGCTAAATCGGAAGAGGTTGTAATAAAAGGTACAATAAAAGACAGCCTACAGGGGACTCCTCTGTCATATGCCAACATTACTGTTTTATCCGAAAATAGTTCAACCTTTCTTTTTGGCACAACATCTAACAAATCGGGGGATTTTAAAGTAAATAGCATCAGCATCTCCAAGGGAATACTCAAGATTTCGCTGGTTGGGTATCAAACAAAAACCATCCCTTTTAGCGCTAATGGCAAGGAGGTAAATCTCGAAACTATTTCACTCACGCCCTCTTCAACTAAAATTGAGGGTGTAGTAGTAAAAGGTTCCAAACCGACTATTAAGCAGGTAGGCGATGTTTTAGTCTTCGATGCCAAGAACGCTCCTACCACCAGCGGCGATTTCGGGATCGACCTGCTTCGGTTAACGCCGATGGTATTTGTCGATCCAAAAGGTGATATCCTAATACAAAACAAGCCTGCTGCCATACTCGTAAATGGAAGAAAGCTACCCACATCACAAGTCTACAGCTATATAAACAGCTTAAAGGCAGAGGATATTCAATCCATAAAAGTTCAAACATCCAACGCTTTAGAGAACGATGCGGAAACTGAAGCAGGAACCATTAACATCATCACCAAAAAAGCAAAGGTTGGGTATAAGCTTACTACGCGGACTTCCGCATCGTATATTGAGCAAAATAGCAATAACCAAAATAGTGGATTTAATTTTAGCTATGGTACCCAGTCGTGGCAGCTATATGGCTCGTTCTTCTACAGTAGCGGGAATAACAGATGGCATAGCAAGGATGGCTACTCCTTAAATGAATACATCAACATTGACAAAATAGTATTAAAAAGAAGCGACGGCTTTTCTTATCCGAGAGGAGATGACTTTCGTATGGGAGCAATTGCTGATCTAGCAAAGAATCATACCATAGGAGTCGAACTATCGGGTAAGAATACCTTCCCTTTGCAGAGTAAATCAACATCACAAACTATATACTATAACCATCACTGGGATATTAATGATACAGGGGAAACACAAAAAAAATCTAGGAATACGACAGACTTATACGATGCTTCGGCATACTATACTTGGAGAATTGACACATTGGAAAGCCAGCTTCAAATCTTAGCCGATTTAGTTTTTCATAAAAATGGTAACGATTCGTTCATTCAATCTGCCTACCAAAATAATACAGCGAATAATTTTACAGAGCAGAGTTGTACCGATGCCAAAACTAGAAATGGAACTTTTCAGGTAGATTTTGTAAAAAACTATATGAATAAGCTGGGGGTACAGGCTGGGGCAAAGTACGTATTAACCAATCGCAACAGCAGCTATGCGGTAGCATCCAACAGCACCCCAACCACCTCCTACGATGTTGACGAAGATATACTGGCATTTTATGCTGCTGCAAGCAAAACTTTTTCGAAAAAAATCTTTATTAGGCTTGGTTGCCGCTTAGAGTTGGCCAACCAGTCGGGAGTTAATAGACAAGCCAATAGTAGCGAACAGATAAAAAGCCAAAACAACGACCTATTTCCAAATTTTACGTTTTCCTACGAAATCGATAAAAATCGCTCCTTGGCAATTAGCTACTCTCGATCTATCTCCCGAATGCCATTCTTTTTGCTCAGCACATTTACAGTTCGAAATTCTGATTATGAATATAACATTGGCAATCCATACCTAAAACCAATACTTTCGGATAGGATAGAACTTCGATATCGGTATAAAAACCATTACCTGACGCCCTACTTTCGCTACTCTGCAGACGTTGTTACCCAAAGTTGGACTGTCAAGAACGGACTTATTTACCAGTCAAACGAAAACTGCGGACATGCTATATATACTGGCCTTGATTATGGTTATAATGGGAAAGTTTCTAGATGGTGGTCATTGAATTGGAATACCCAGGTATATTACGCATATATCCCCCAAGGTTTTGCCCAAACAAAGCATTTTACGGCTGCAATTTCAGCAAACAACCGGCTGGGAGTTAGCCCTAATAGCAGCATCGACCTCTCTGTATTTTACATATCGAGCATGATTGAGGCAACCAAACTCGTAAAGGGGCAGGCGTATGGTAATATAGCCTATAATCACCAACTTTTAAAGAAATCACTAAATGTTGGCGTAGGCATAAATGATGTTTTTCAAACTCAACGCCAATACGTGCTTATTAAAAACCCAGAACTTAACTATACAATATACGGGAAGCAGCCTTCTAGGACCTTCTTTGTCAATGTGTCGTACACATTTACCTCTAAGAAGAGCGTAGCTAACAGAAGCAAAATTGACAGCAATGATATAATAAGAAGATTGTAA
- a CDS encoding alpha/beta hydrolase, which produces MKKLLFTIAAAILSAGLFAQAPSDSVLSESEVILKTPSGDISGTLTIPSTAKSSPIVLIIAGSGPTDRDCNSAMGIRTNAYKLLAADLVKNGISSLRFDKRGIGKSRQAKTSESELRFETYIDDVVSWISLLKADKRFSSITILGHSEGSLIGMVAAERAPVAGFISISGAGKPIDKILREQLQAKLPPLLLDESNRILDSLKAGKTVSNVNPSLATLYRPTVQPYMISWMRYDPTKEIGRLKIPVLIVQGTTDLQVTVEDAKLLSASKPEAKLMIVENMNHVLKNSDSDLQKNMETYRNPDLPLKAELTAGIVDFVKGIK; this is translated from the coding sequence ATGAAAAAGCTTTTGTTTACGATTGCAGCGGCTATCCTATCGGCTGGTCTATTTGCACAAGCTCCTAGCGATTCAGTCTTATCTGAATCTGAAGTCATTTTAAAAACCCCATCAGGAGATATATCTGGTACTTTGACGATTCCTAGTACGGCAAAATCCTCGCCGATAGTCTTGATTATTGCAGGTTCGGGGCCAACCGACAGGGATTGTAACTCAGCTATGGGAATTCGAACAAATGCCTACAAGCTGCTTGCTGCAGATTTGGTGAAAAATGGCATTTCATCGTTGCGGTTTGATAAGCGGGGAATCGGTAAAAGTAGGCAGGCAAAGACCTCTGAAAGCGAGCTCCGATTTGAGACTTATATAGATGACGTTGTTTCATGGATTTCTTTACTAAAAGCGGATAAACGATTTTCGTCAATTACCATATTAGGCCACAGCGAAGGCTCTTTAATTGGAATGGTTGCCGCAGAGCGTGCACCCGTAGCTGGGTTTATTTCCATTTCGGGAGCTGGGAAACCGATTGATAAAATTTTAAGGGAGCAGCTGCAAGCTAAGCTACCACCGCTACTATTAGACGAGTCAAATAGGATCTTAGATAGCTTAAAGGCTGGGAAAACAGTCTCGAATGTAAATCCTAGCTTAGCGACACTATATCGCCCCACCGTTCAGCCATACATGATTTCTTGGATGAGGTATGATCCTACGAAGGAGATTGGTAGGTTGAAAATCCCGGTACTAATAGTACAAGGGACAACCGATTTACAGGTTACTGTTGAGGACGCAAAACTGCTTTCGGCCTCAAAGCCTGAAGCAAAGCTTATGATTGTAGAGAATATGAATCATGTCTTAAAGAATTCAGACTCCGATCTTCAAAAGAATATGGAAACCTATCGGAATCCAGACCTACCCTTAAAGGCTGAATTGACAGCAGGTATAGTTGATTTTGTAAAGGGCATTAAGTAA